A stretch of DNA from Oenanthe melanoleuca isolate GR-GAL-2019-014 unplaced genomic scaffold, OMel1.0 S001, whole genome shotgun sequence:
ttcctgcattttgggTCCTTTCCCTAGTTTTCACTCTTTCCCCTCTTTTTGGTCTCCTTTCCCATCTTTTTTGGGCTCTTTTCTAAATTTTGAGGAACTCCTTTTCTCTTGTTGGTCTCTTTTCCATCTTCTGGGGCTTCTTTCCCCTCTTGGGGggattcttttcctcttttttaggTTATTTCCCCTCCATTTTTGTCATTGCTCCCCCTAGTGCCACCCCCAAGACACCCCAattcccccccagcccctgtccccagtgtcccctggtGTCACCCACCGGGGTGAAGTCGGGCGCCCGCCAGGCCTCGGCCAGTGCCCGCGCGTCGCTCGTCCCCATCCCGTCGGGCCCCCGCAGGTCATTGCCGGTGGCCCCGTCGTAGTCGCCGCAGAGGCCGCAGAGCGTCGCCCGCGCCTCCCTGGGCACCTCCACTGTCACCCCCGTGGCGCCCAGCTCCACCAGGAAGCCCGGGGCTCGGCTGATCCGGAGCGTCGTGCGCATCTCCGTGATGGTCAGCGATCCTGGGAGCTCCACGGGCAGCGGGGTGGGAACCCCATTGAGCTGGAGAACACCCAATTAGGAGAAAAATGGGCATTTGGAGCCACGCAGGGCGGAAGGGTAGCTGGAGGAATCAGGGTGGAAAAGAGGGAGTTTGTGGAAAAATGGTGGGATGTGTCAAGGCATGGTAGGAGTAGGATGAGGGATAACCCATGTAGGTGCTTCTCTGACATGAAATTGAGGCAAAAAAGAGCAGTTTTGGTCAAAATTATGGGGTGCATCAATCTATGAATGTCTCTTAGTGACCTTCACCCACATAGGTGCTTCACTGGTAGGAaactggggaggaaaaaggagcCATTTGGGGCAAAATTAAGGGAAGAACATCCTGTGGTGCTGACGGGACTGGACAACCCACGTGGACTCTAACCTGGTgacattacagaaaaaatattgatttttttttcaattaaaatgaaGGTCAGGAGGATGTTTAGGGAGACAACACACAGCGGTGACAACACTTTGGGGCGCCAGCCAGGGTGGCGATAACTTACCCAGACCTTCCTGTCCCTCCGCACGGTGATGAAGCCGTGGGGGGTGAAGAGGTGAAGTGCCATCACTGCCGGCTGCTCCCCACTGTCCCCGATGTCCCCCAGCAGCCGGAACCACACGGGGTCCTGGGGGTCACACACGCTGGCCACCACGTAGGTGCCGGTGGCCAGGCTGGCCCAGTGATGCCATCAAAGGTGACGAAGCgggtggcaggggacagggagcagcgCCCCGGGTGCGCGATGCAGGTGCGGGTGCCATTACGGAGGCCACAGGTGTGGCCAAAGGGACAAGTGAAGGGGCGGCACTGGAGGCCCCCAGGCCCCCGGCAGATGCGGACTGGGAGCAGTCAGGCGTCAGCATGGTCTCAGCGATCTGTTTTCCGTGGATAAAATATGGAAAGTGGGAAAAGTGGCctaaaatggcccaaaaatgGGGATGATGATGCTGTGAGGTGGTGTGGGGCAGAAGGGAGCCCATGTCTCCCATATGCCCTGTGTCTTCATATCTCCAATGGATGcccatgtcccctgtgtgtGCCCCCCATCCCCATACATCCCCATGTCTCCATGGGGGGCacactggggggactgggagaaACTGGGAACACTGGCGGAGACACAGGGACATGCTGGGAGACACTGGGAAGGACACTACGTCACCCCACTAAGGGAATGGGATGCATTGGGAGGCACCGTGGGGGGGAACAGAGACAAACTGGGAGGGATTTGGAACAGTGTGGGGAAAAGTGGGGGAGGACTTGAACACCCTGGGAGGGACTATGCACAATACAGGGAACACCAGGGAAGACTGGAGGGGACTGGAGAGATGCTGGGTAAAGAGGGATCCACTGGGGGATGTGTTTGGGGGACACACTGGGGAGGAATGGTGACATGGGGGATGCTGGGGTGTACTAGACATCATGAAATTACTCTGAACCACCCCCATCATCTCCTTCATCCCTACCTTGACCTTCTGGGGATGTTCCTGACTGAGGCTGAGGGTCATGTTGTACACCTCCATGGTGACCACCTTGGTGAAGGAGACCAGGCGGCTGCCGCGGTGATTGTTCTCCACAGTGACAGCAAAGGGGGTGAGGGTGGGGTCagtggagcagagcccagccaagAGGTAGACACAGGTACCCATGAAGTCGAAACGGCGCCCATCGAAGGTGGTATAGTGGGGGTCACCAGTGGCCACGCAGGTGGAGCGGCTGCTGGCCACGCACTGCCGCACGCCCTTCACCACCGCACACACCTCACCCGGCTTACACCTGGAGTCCTCGCACAccaccattcccagctccatgtCACACCTGCACCTGGAGCGACAGATGTCATCGCCCCAAAACTCCTCGCCAGGGCGGTAGTAGCGGCCGTCACGGGTACAGCCACAGCGCGACACTGGCACGCACTCCCCTCCACTGAGCACGAGGCCGGCGTTACAGGCACAGGTCTCCACACAGGGCTGGTCACAAGTGGCCGGATTGTCCCAG
This window harbors:
- the LOC130266088 gene encoding IgGFc-binding protein-like produces the protein MALHLFTPHGFITVRRDRKVWLNGVPTPLPVELPGSLTITEMRTTLRISRAPGFLVELGATGVTVEVPREARATLCGLCGDYDGATGNDLRGPDGMGTSDARALAEAWRAPDFTP
- the LOC130265958 gene encoding IgGFc-binding protein-like codes for the protein MVHDWRTPSGCPLPCPENSHYEPCGNACPATCSNWDNPATCDQPCVETCACNAGLVLSGGECVPVSRCGCTRDGRYYRPGEEFWGDDICRSRCRCDMELGMVVCEDSRCKPGEVCAVVKGVRQCVASSRSTCVATGDPHYTTFDGRRFDFMGTCVYLLAGLCSTDPTLTPFAVTVENNHRGSRLVSFTKVVTMEVYNMTLSLSQEHPQKVKVGMKEMMGVVQIRICRGPGGLQCRPFTCPFGHTCGLRNGTRTCIAHPGRCSLSPATRFVTFDGITGPAWPPAPTWWPACVTPRTPCGSGCWGTSGTVGSSRQ